The following nucleotide sequence is from Chelonia mydas isolate rCheMyd1 chromosome 5, rCheMyd1.pri.v2, whole genome shotgun sequence.
ctactggaaataccttgcctgatgcatcctaagacTGAACTAGCCTTTttcatagcaaaaattcttgttgttagtccctaagtgcatggccttgcactttgcactattgaaatttcatcccatttctattactccagttttcaaggtcatccagatcttcttgtatgatattctggtactcctccatattggcaatacctcccaactttctGTCATCTCtaaattttattaacacaatcccactttttgtgcccaggtcattaataaaaatgtaaagtagGACTGGTGACAAGACCGAtacctgaggaactccactagtaacctccctccagcctgacagttcacctgtCAGTATGACcaattgtagtctcccctttaaccagttccttatccacctttcaattttcatattaagCCCCATAgactccaatttaactaataatttcccatgtagaACTGTATCAAATGTCTTAGTGGAAttcaggtagattagatctactgcatttcctttgtctaaaaaatcagttatcttctcaaagaaggagatgggGTTGGTCTGGcaagatctaccttttgtaaaacaatgctgtattttatcccaattaccatttacttcTATATCCTTAAtgactttctctttcaaaatttgttccaagaccctGCATAcagttgaggtcaaactaacaggcctgtagtttcccagatcacatttttttctctttcttaaagacaggtactatattagtaattctccagtcataggataCAGctcccaagtttacagattcattaaaaatccttgctgttgggcttgcaatttcatgtgccagttcctttgatatttttggatggagattatccagggcCCCCAGTTTAGTCCAATTAagatgtttgagtttgacttccacctcagatgtggtaatttctacttccatctTCCATAATGTATCACTTTCTCCCATTTTGGTATTGGAAGAAGGTGCATCATAGGAGTCCTTggccatgatgcatcatgggaaattTAGGCCAGCCAGAGAGCCAGCCCATAGAAGAGATTTGGAGCATAAAACTCCCAACCTACagttcccatgaggcactgcaaagcCATTCTAAATAGAAATATATCTGGGTTTAGCCACAATATTTCGTTTTTTAGTTtttcagttaaacaaaaatttctgcagaaagcagacacaTTTCACACAAaaacttttttaatgaaaacccaattttctgtcaaaaaacagtttcaatggaaatttttgaccagccctactcCCAGATGTTCCTAATACAGTGGTTTTGCTGCTTTGGCAGAGGTATAAGCCCAGCACCTTGGAATGTTCCTGTGTTCAGTTATTTTGGCAAGTTGCCAAAAATTTTCTGACAACCATAAGCCAGAGAAGGGAAATTATGATTTTTCATAGTATCTTATGGAAAGCTGAATAAAATTTCATGGGGCAAATGAAAGGCACTTCCCAAGCTCAAGAGTAGTCTGCTGCTGAATACCAAAGGTATGAGATCTTCTCCAAGAAAAGgtcacaaaaatatttcataatcATAATGGAGAGTATTGAGCAACTTAAAGACAGGGGTTACTACCAGCTCCCCCTGCAATAACCATGTCTTCTTATTATCCAATAGCTTAAACAGACAGCAAAAATTAATAAAGCTGTGAAAACCATTAAGCTACCTAACACAGACACTGATCCCAAACCAGGAACAAATTGCCAAGTAGCAGGATGGGGAATAACTAAGAATCGAGAGCGTAAACCTTCTGATATCCTGAGGGAAGTCAACATCACCATCATCGACAGAAGAACCTGCAATGATCAGAATTACTATAATTATAAACCCATTATAACTATGAACATGGTGTGTGCTGGAGATAAGAAGGGAGGAAAAGACTCATGTGTTGTAAGTAGATATGCTGGTTGTACCCATCTAGaggctcttaaaaataaaatgtagaacaATGGGTATGATGAGCCCATCAGAATGCTCAGGTCTTTAGTTCAGCTGCAAAACAAGTGTCTACACTCGGGggagggatcgatctaagttacgcaacttcagctacgtgaataacgtagctgaagtcaacgtacttagatctacttacttgtcttacttgtcttcactgcagtaagttgacggctgacgctctcccgtcgactccgcctgtgcctctcaccctggtggagtaccggagtcaacgggagagcgctcgactagatgcgataaatcgaccccacTGAATCgatccagcaggtaatgtagacaagccctttgtgtgTCTGAGAGTTATAAAGGACTGTGCTGATCTGATTTCCTAAGACTTAAAATCAAAGCTTCTGATTTGTAAACTATCTTGAGGGCCACTGGACTTTTATGCTTTTCTGAGCagggaaaagaggaaaatatttttccttttctgcagtcAAATGGTCTTTAGTGGAGAAAGAGCAGTGGAAATGTCCAGTCTCTACAATAGTAATTCAGATTAAGCTACATGGGCCTATTCTaaaagccactgaaatcaatggaaagactcccattgactccactgaGCTTTGGAACAGGCTTTACATGGTCTAGTGTATTTCATATGTACATAAGTCAAGTGATAAAACAAATTTCAGCCATATCAGGTGGTGATAGCTATACATAAACAGCCATATTTCCACAATGTTTACataattaatttattatataATGTTTTTTGCTATAAGTGGAATCATCCATCAAGGAGTGGACTTTTACAAAAACACTAGTATTCACATTCTCTGGCAGGTAATAATTGAGTACCTACTGCAGACCCCACCCCAGTTGCTCATGACTAGCCTTATAGCTTCTAATTTTATGCAGAGAGACACATTTAATAATTGAGAACTTAATATACTTGCACTCCAACAGAAAATAAGTACAAGTTTGCACTGAGGTTCCTAGGCCAGTCCTGTGGAGCAGTGAGTACCCGCCTCTgaagagttgagggtgctcaaaAAACACTCTACAAAAGTTACTCAAGACCTTACAAGATGAGGCCCCAATCGTCTGATTCTGCTGTTATTAAAGTCATTTCtataactctcattgacttcaatggaagcagagtcaAGACCCAAGTCCTGCTTATATTTCTCATGAGTCATTTCATGGCTTTGTATCATTTCATTTCTGATACAGTAAAGGAACACCCAAGTGCATTTGGTAGATTCAAAAAGGAGGTTGTCCAACCTATCCAGAAGTAATGGCTAATACCTTACAATGCACTAACAAGTCACTCCCATTCCTTTGTTTCACGTCATGCATCTTTCTCTCATACAGTCTGTCATCAGGAATGATCCAAAGCTGTTGTtctaaaaatatttgagaaagtcTAAAAACATTTATTCTACATCATATTTATACACTAAATTGATCCTAGTGTAGGTAGGGCATTTTCAGGCCTTAACAAAGACTGATTTAGTTTATAACCACTTAGTCTCTGATCCTGAATATACTTTAGAAATTTATAACTTTAATCACATGAGTAGTACCAATGAGGGCTTGAAGGATCAGGAAAGTAGATACTACTTTGATGGGCACTATCAAAATTCCTAATATAGATCTTCAAATCCACTTTACTTATAATCTAAAtcaggagaaagaggagaaaaagacAAAGGATTAACTTTTGTCTGTTGCAGAATATTCCATCCATTTATATACACTGGGGACATGGGGGGAAATCACACCTCTTGGCAACTTTGTCTGGTATATTATGGCTTGACTTACTGATGATTTCAAAGGTTTTGTCCAATTCTCCATTGTAATAGAAGCCTTTCTATCCAGCAATAAAAGGGTTAACACACTGTACTATCTGTTTTATACACACCCCGACAAGTACATTACTAGATGATTAATTTTCCAACCGACATAGAAGTTTTACTTTTCGATTAGATTTACTAATTATTTCCAGAAACTTTCTGCATTCAAAGGGCAAAGTTTCCAGTTTGTTTCAGATTATAAAAAAAAGGACATGTTCATTACTACTAAATTAGATTTATTCTCTATTTAATTCACAAATGAATGGATCAGATTCaaacctttttcattttttaaatacagaacacATATTCTTAGGAAAGACCAATAGAAGTAAGAATTAATTTCTGAAAACTTTCctcagaccttgtctacacacacacacacacgtgcaccaGTTTAATTAGCGGTGTGTTTTCAAACCTTTGTAAATTCTGATGTCAAGTTTGTCTTCCTCTTCTTTAGGGGGATTCTGGTGGTCCTTTGATATGTAATGGTGAATTGAAAGGCATCACCTCCTTTGGCAAGAGAAACAAGTGTGGTGCTGTTCAAAGCCCTGGTGTCTACACTCGTCTTACGAAGACGCATCTTCTCTGGATAAAGAAAACCATAGGGGGTGACTTATAGATTGAGTCAATCACTGACTGATTTTCTGTTGCTCTGATATATATTTACTtgtaacaaaatttatttttgaatgatgAAGTCAGTATGATCAGAGTATTATGCAGTAGCTTCATGTACATACTATGGTTGAAGTGGTAATTTCACTATAAGCCCCTTCAATCGCTTGTAACTTTCCCATTAGAATTCACTTTGGGGCACAAATTTCATATATGTGATTTCAGCAAAGAAATTACCTTAACCCCAGCACAACATAAGCATAGCATTCTCCTATAACAGTATATGCCCTGTATTCTCAGCCACAGGGGGGCTACACAGGTGCTTCACGGCTAAGGAGAGGAGTATTACTTCACCTTTACAAAGCACATTTACTAGATCTCTGTATAGATAATGAGCATTTCAGCTCAAGGTCCAATCCGACTCTCACTGAACTTAATAGAATTTGGTCCTAATTGCATATTGAGAATAACTACACATATCTATATCTGGATTTCCGTAAAAATCCTGGAGAGTCACTGAGATTCTAGGAATAACCCCAGAATCCTGGAAATACTGTTGAtgcctctccttcctctgaagagcCCATGATTTATTTTTACCCCCCATCTTCTGAAGGCCCTCTGAAGGGGGCTGTTAGGTCTGGCAGCCTGAGGAGTTTCAAAGACTGCATACTTTGTAGGGAAGTTTATTTGACTGTGAAATCTAATGATTTTGAATTTCCTAACTTCTATGTATTTCAAAACTTCAACCATTTCATTACattataatattttgcatttaataaagAAAAGGCAATAAAGTTTGTGGCTTGAAATATGCAATTATCTGGAAAACCCTGTCTCTTGCGGTAAAAATATTATGTGCAGTTTTGAACATGTAAACTATTTGCAAACCAGTCAGGGTATATACTTGTTTATAACATACATTATGTTAAACATTCAGCTGAAAACTCCATTGTGACAGGGTCTGCAGGATGCAACCtagactgtgggactgctgagccctccaaacccaccagcctgggctgcctctcctatgtgatgctgatgtcaagttacaagcctctgacaggcactgcacttacacagacatccagaGGCAGGGACACACGCAACTGAGTTACATTAATggtctcccagccactc
It contains:
- the GZMA gene encoding granzyme A — its product is MGLLFTLSASATIILLVIPGDSCVDIIGGYAVTPHSRPYMALIKGKQYCGGALIKENWVLTAAHCKIDTGTVILGAHSLSKKEKEQQIFKIARSIRYPCFNEQEKENDIMLLQLKQTAKINKAVKTIKLPNTDTDPKPGTNCQVAGWGITKNRERKPSDILREVNITIIDRRTCNDQNYYNYKPIITMNMVCAGDKKGGKDSCVGDSGGPLICNGELKGITSFGKRNKCGAVQSPGVYTRLTKTHLLWIKKTIGGDL